The DNA region GGGGTCAGCAAATATCTTGAAATTGGCAAAGCAAGTGAAATGGAATTTTGCTGAAGCCATGGGGTGAAGTTTAAGCTTGATGTAAACTGAATAGAATTCCTTGGCATCTAAGCTTTTAATGAGAATTAAACTTGTATTGCATATGAAatttaatatactttatatatcTGGTCATTCTTGGCCATTCCTGTGGTAATGGCGAGGAAAAGCTCTTCAAAGCACTGAGAGAACTCCCGCGAATTCGCTGTCTTAAGCTTGATCAAGCTCTGCAGCTTCTCTTTCTCTCTATATATCTCCATATCTTTTTCTCCAGAGAAACATTTCCACCAGCGACCGCTCTCCGTCCTTTCGTTGGTGAAGTTTTGTGGTGCTGCGGCCGTTGGTGTGGCtcggtggtgcagtggtgctGCGGTGGTGCGGGATGTGGGGTCTGTTTGGTCCGTTATGGGAGAGGGAAAAAGGTTTTCCGCGATCGGTATATAAAGCGAAATACAACAACCTGGGCGGCTCAGTTGCCGTCGGTCACAAGTTAACACTCCACGCGATCTCCACCGAAGTCGGTCCGAAGAATTGGCCGATTTGCCCGAGATAGTCACCCGGTTCATTAGGGGGatttggaattggaattgaaagTGCTTTGTTGTCTTCGCCGCTCGATATTCAGCTGGGTGTTGCCAGCGAAGGCCTTTTGCGATTGCATTCAGGGTTTAATCGATTCGAAATAGCTGGCCCCACAAAGCCAATCAGCGGCTACAATTCAACAGTTCAACATGAAAGTGGTATGTGAGTGGGCGgttatatactcgtacatacgTATGTCGATGGGTGGTGGTAAATATCAAAGGTCGTTCGACAGAATCACTGGATGCGTGGCTGCAAAAAGGGGGATGTATATAAGTCTGGTACCCCCAGACAAACAAAAGGGGGCGGTACTGATCTGTAAACTTACGTCATCGCCATTGCGGCGACTGTTGTGCAAATATCGCATAATTTGCTATGCAAATCGAGCGAACCGTTAATTTGCTCCCAGCCCCCAGCCCCAATCGCAATTGTTCAGCTTGGCTACAAGCGACATTTTGCCAGGTCTTTGTGCCCGATATCCAGTAcaccaatccaatccaatccactTGGCACCCAATTTGGTAACTGGATTTTGACATAATTTATGAACGACGCAGCTTcttgagaaaaaaaaaagttgcaGGAACTTCAATCAGCACAAGTTGCACTAACAAGCTCACCGCTGCCACATAGTTTTCCCCCCTTTGGTCCAGCGTGAAAATATCAAAGGCAAACTTTGGCTCAGTTCACACGCGGCAGTCAGCTTTTTGGTCAGTTTGTGTTCGGTTTTCGGCGCACTGGGTCCCTCGAGCATGTCGTGGCCTGGATGTATCTCTATCCGTAccagtatctgtatctgtatcgcTGCCTGTATCTAACTACCTGTCCGTCCACCTGTCCGTCCGCGCCAAGGCTGCGGCACATGGAGCCTAGCTAGTGAAAGGTTTTGGCATGCggaatggcaaacaaaaaccagagttcgaaatgccaaaaagagtaaaagccaaaaaacaGGAGATAGATTCTGACTATCAAAGCTTGTTCGGCTGAATACTAACCCATTAAGCCAACATTTTCCGCATTTCGGGGTTTTAAAGGGTAATCTCTTCTTAACAAGAAATATAAgtgttttgaaatttaatagatttgattgatttaaatatttgattgcaAATATTGTGATTTATGCAAAAAGCTCCCACGAATTGCATGCCTACTCGTACAAAACATGGACAGTCACAGGGTTGTCTTTCAGTTATTCAGTAATTTCGCGCAAATTTCTTTGGCATTTGCTTGCCGCAGTTGCACACTCGCAACACATTTCGGCAAGTGTGGGAACTTTTCCCAGTTTCCCATGCATAATTTGCGTGCCTGCCTCTTTCGGGTTTTCTTCTCCCTGAATTTGCTGCCGGATTACCCAATTGCAGCTGCGATATGTTCGCTGTGTGGGAGTCACATGGCTGGGCAACGATAATTGGCATTCCCCATGCTTCTTTGGCATCTTTCATCCCGGTAGCATTTCTCCACGCCACTGGTGGCCATTCAATTAATCCCATCCAGCCCATCCAGCTGAGCGGCCGTATCGCGTGTCATTGGGATTGGGCTTTCAACTGGGCTCGGCCTTTATGCAACTACACTGCGGAAATGAAAGGATAGGTTTCCAGAAATTTGAAATGGCTTCAAAAAGATTCTTCTTTTCAAAATACCATCAGTATTCAATTGGTTTAATTTCTTTAAGTCTATAAACATGCAAGCCTTTCAACTAGAAGGTCATTCTTTAAGTAAAACCCGAAATGCTCATACGTGTTGATTTGGCTTAGCTTCTTTCTGACCGAAAAGTTAAGTTATTTCTTTGAGTGTTTGTAACTAAATCCGGGGTATTGGTTCCTGCTTGGCATTGAGGGTGTCATTGGCCGGCGGAAAAGTGAAAGGCAGTCTCAAGTCTGACTTAAGACTTTTGTAGACATCGTCGCCGTCTGGCATTCTGGGCAGCACTCAGACTCTGATGCACTGTCAAGGTGTTTCGATGGCCAGGGGCGAGGTGGAAACTCAACTCTTCTGGCAGACAGTGTGCAATTAACTAACCGGTTGTCATTTCACTAGACACCGACTTATGCCCATTTGTATCCTATCACCATCGTTTTAATTGACTAAAAAAGAATGGGCTTGTCTTACAGATGCAACGCGTGCTCTTTGTCGGCTGCCTCATAGTAGGTGTGGGTATGGTGAGGTCACAGGACTACCAGGATTACCAGGAGAACACACCAAGGGCTGCTCCTATTCGGCTGAGGGCCAATGCCGCTCCTGCTCGAGCTGAAGCGCCACGGGCTGATCCAGTGGCAATCCTCAAGCAGATCAACAAGTAAAGAGTGACACATCTTTATAACATATATAATACACATCTTTATAacatatataatacatataatGTTACCCATCAGGCACAATGAAGATGGCTCCTACACCTATGGCTATGAGGGAGCCGATGGATCCTTCAAAATCGAGACCAAGTTGGCCACTGGCGAGGTGAAGGGCAAGTACGGATATGTGGACGAGACCGGAAAAGTGCGAGTCGTGGAGTACGGAGCCAACAAGTATGGCTTCCAGCCATCCGGAGAAGGCATTACAGTGGCACCACCCACACTGGTGGATGAAACTCTCAAGGAGGAACCAGATTACGCCGACGAGCCGGCACTACAGCGGCCTCAGAAACCCTACGTAAGTTGCAAGACACACTTAATCGAATAATTATTTTGGTAAAACTGATCATTTTTTAAGCGTGTTCAGCGtccccagccacgcccacagcccCGCCCACAACCTCAGCCGCAGCCGCAGTATGTGCAAtacgaggaggaggaggaaccACCACGTCGGATTCAGTATGCGCCAGCTCCTCAGCCACAGCCTCAGCCGCTGCCGCAACCACAACATCTGCcacagcagcaccaccagcctTCGGTGGGTCCGGCACCGCCAAGACTCCAGGTGCCCGGCGCACAGCGCACCACCGACGTGCTCTACTCACCACTGCAGCGTCCTGCTCGCCCCGAACCGGATTACTCGCAAACGCAGAGCTTCGGCGAAGGACCCTCGAATGTGCGGATTTCCCGGCCCGTTTACGCCCTGCCCCCCGCCTCACCAGCTCCGAGCAGTGCCCGGGCTCAGGGATTCCTGGCTCCCGCCTCCGGCGGACGTCCGCTGCTGGAACCAGTGGGTTTCGGCCAATCCCAGGGACCCAGCGCTCGTCCTGTCCAACAGCAGCCGAGCTTccagccacagccacagccgcGGCCACAGGCTCGTagtggtggaggaggtggcTCGGGATTGCTGGATCAGCTGGCCCGGGACTACGCCCTGCCCCAGGGAAACGCCCAGCCGCTGCACGACATCACCTTCGGCTACTACTGAGCTAGACTTTAGTAGTAGGCGACTGCAGTACCCATCTTCCTGAATAACCCAGAGATTCCTTGCTTCTAGGTCCTAATCGCACAGGTGTGCCCTGTCCTCAGATTTTCTAAGCGATAATAAAAATTCCCTGTAATAAATTGAACTGTGTTCCAAGAGATTTTACTGCGTAAATTGAATAAGTAAATTATATAGATCAAAGCCTTCTGTTAGGCTTGGGGCAACATAAAATTTTCTTCTGCGGATAAAATTAAATAGTCAGATTCACACGCAAGTACTACTTTACCTAATCTGATTATGAACAAAAGATTGATACATTCTGCAAAGTATTTCTATTAGATGGTACTcatgtaatatatttaatatactatattactctaataatatataataaatgtaGTTTTAAGTCTGTATGAAATTGCTAAGCTTTTACATCAACTTTACATAATACCATGTAAAGTACGGCTTTCAAAGTGTACTTTTCGGCTTAAACTGAATTTCCCAAGCAGAGAGTAAAAGAAGCGGTGTTTAATCAacgatttatttaattaaatacttaaaGGTAAGATGGGGAAGTTTAATTAATGCCAACTGAAGTTGCTGAGAGGCCCCTAACGAGGTTCTTCGAATCGAAAATGTATATAGAATGGGGGGAGAGTGACAGCAGATAGATTCGAAATAGACAGGAACGGCTTGACTAACTCTAGGATACGTGGAGATGGACGGTGCTGTTAGCGAACTGGGCGTGGTCCACAGCTTCCTCAGCGTCCTCTACTGCTGGTAGACTGCAAAGAGATCGGTGAGAGGTGAGAAAAGGGTTCCCGATTCACTTGTGTGCGGTGGTGCAGCAGCGCAGGAAAGTGGGTGTGCGAGTGGAGGGAGTGGGTGGATTGGTGGTGCTGGGGATCTTGTGGGGCATGCTGTGCTTAGATGCTTTCGGATGCAATATCAATGGCGCGCTTTATTGCCAACCATCGCTGGGAAgctcaataaataattaattacgATTGCGATAACGATAACGAGAACATAACATAAATAAGTTATAGGTAAATGCTGCACATGACTTAGAGGACTATAAGCTAAGAACTGCTGTCCATTCCATTAGACCTCCAGCAGGCGATTGAACATCAATGGATCCTGTATCTCGTAGTCCTGCGGCCGGAAGACGCGCTTCGTGTGCTTGCCGCCCGCCACCTGGCGGCGCACCTTGTAGCCACCGCTGTGTCCttggtggtgcggtggtgcaCTGTAGACGTACTTGGACTTTTGCACCACTGGCGGCAGGTACTGGAAGTGGGGCGACTGCTTGTGCACCTGCTTCTCAATGGAGTAGACTGGCCCGCTTCCATGGCCGTTGCCCTTACGTTTGGCCACCTCCAAGGCGGCTATTATGGGCGTCAGATCCTTGAGCGCATTACTCTTGGTGGCGTGGTAGTTCTCCACCCGGTAATCCGAAGCAGCTTGCGGTGGCGGCGCTGCTCCTGCGGGTGGTGTGTAATCGTAACCCTCGTTGGGATGCTTCTGGATGTAGAGCTCCTCGGCGGAGGGGCGTTTGGCCATCTGGTGGTATACATCCGCCGGATTCTTGGAGGCCGGATTATAGGCAGCTGTTATGGATTCCGTGTGCGATAGGGACTCCAAGGTGCCCAGGTTACTGGGCAGTGGTATGCCATAGCTGTTGTAGACCTCTGCCTGCTCCAAACCCGTACCCGTTGGCAAACTGGTATCCAAAGCCACTGTCTTGGATGCGGTGTACTCGGTTTTCCCGTTGGGCAGCATGCTGAGGATCTCCTGGAGCTGCGCAGCCGCCTTGCGGGCTTCCTCGTCCGACAGCTTGGAGTGGCGGCCATAGATGTTAAAGTCATTGCTATTTGCGCTGATCGCTGCCGTTTTGTGGTTGTCGTTTTGAGTGgcgtatgtgtgtatgtggttgtttgttgtggtggtggtggtagtgttgtagttgttgttgttgtcgagGTGTGTATGCAATGAGATTTCATTAGATTgactaaattaaatatttgcgtTTTTATGTTTGGGTATTTACACTTCGC from Drosophila santomea strain STO CAGO 1482 chromosome 3R, Prin_Dsan_1.1, whole genome shotgun sequence includes:
- the LOC120453612 gene encoding proline-rich protein 2 isoform X2, producing MKVNGLVLQMQRVLFVGCLIVGVGMVRSQDYQDYQENTPRAAPIRLRANAAPARAEAPRADPVAILKQINKHNEDGSYTYGYEGADGSFKIETKLATGEVKGKYGYVDETGKVRVVEYGANKYGFQPSGEGITVAPPTLVDETLKEEPDYADEPALQRPQKPYRPQPRPQPRPQPQPQPQYVQYEEEEEPPRRIQYAPAPQPQPQPLPQPQHLPQQHHQPSVGPAPPRLQVPGAQRTTDVLYSPLQRPARPEPDYSQTQSFGEGPSNVRISRPVYALPPASPAPSSARAQGFLAPASGGRPLLEPVGFGQSQGPSARPVQQQPSFQPQPQPRPQARSGGGGGSGLLDQLARDYALPQGNAQPLHDITFGYY
- the LOC120453612 gene encoding proline-rich protein 2 isoform X1, whose translation is MKVNGLVLQMQRVLFVGCLIVGVGMVRSQDYQDYQENTPRAAPIRLRANAAPARAEAPRADPVAILKQINKHNEDGSYTYGYEGADGSFKIETKLATGEVKGKYGYVDETGKVRVVEYGANKYGFQPSGEGITVAPPTLVDETLKEEPDYADEPALQRPQKPYRVQRPQPRPQPRPQPQPQPQYVQYEEEEEPPRRIQYAPAPQPQPQPLPQPQHLPQQHHQPSVGPAPPRLQVPGAQRTTDVLYSPLQRPARPEPDYSQTQSFGEGPSNVRISRPVYALPPASPAPSSARAQGFLAPASGGRPLLEPVGFGQSQGPSARPVQQQPSFQPQPQPRPQARSGGGGGSGLLDQLARDYALPQGNAQPLHDITFGYY
- the LOC120453612 gene encoding proline-rich protein 2 isoform X3 codes for the protein MKVMQRVLFVGCLIVGVGMVRSQDYQDYQENTPRAAPIRLRANAAPARAEAPRADPVAILKQINKHNEDGSYTYGYEGADGSFKIETKLATGEVKGKYGYVDETGKVRVVEYGANKYGFQPSGEGITVAPPTLVDETLKEEPDYADEPALQRPQKPYRVQRPQPRPQPRPQPQPQPQYVQYEEEEEPPRRIQYAPAPQPQPQPLPQPQHLPQQHHQPSVGPAPPRLQVPGAQRTTDVLYSPLQRPARPEPDYSQTQSFGEGPSNVRISRPVYALPPASPAPSSARAQGFLAPASGGRPLLEPVGFGQSQGPSARPVQQQPSFQPQPQPRPQARSGGGGGSGLLDQLARDYALPQGNAQPLHDITFGYY